Within the Paraburkholderia flagellata genome, the region TCATCCGGAAGACCGCGCCGCGCGGGAAACCGCCATCAACGACGCACTCGCCCATCGCTCGGACTATCGCGTGCTCTATCGCGCTACGCTGCCCGACGATACCTGGCGGCTGGTGGTGGAACTGGGGCAGGCGCGCGTCTCGCCGCATGGTGACGACGTGTGGATCACGGCGCTGTGCCGCGCTGCGCAGCCCGCCGACATGGCAGCGAGCACGCAGCCCGCCGCCGAAGACGGCGCGGCCGCGGCGCAACGTTGATTGCGCGCTGCGCCGCTGTTTGAACCGCTGTTTGAACATTAAAGCGCAGCGGCCACCGCTTCACCCACTGTGGAAGTCTTTGCCGTGCCGCCCATGTCGGGCGTGCGCGGGCCTTCCACCAACACCTTCTCGATGGCCTGCATGATCGCGTCGTGCGCGGCCTTGTATTGCGCGTCGCCGTTGCCGAGGAAGTCGAGCATCATGGCGCCCGACCAGATCATCGCGATGGGGTTGGCGATCTTCTTGCCGAAGATGTCGGGTGCGGAGCCGTGCACCGGCTCGAACAGCGACGGAAACGTGCGCTCCGGGTTCAGGTTGGCGGAAGCCGCGAGACCAATCGTGCCCGTGCATGCGGGGCCGAGGTCCGAAAGAATGTCGCCGAAGAGATTCGATGCGACGACCACGTCGAAGCGATCGGGCTGCAGCACGAAACGCGCGCACAGAATATCGATGTGCTGCTTGTCCCACTTCACTTCCGGGTACGTCTGCGCCATGGCCGCCACGCGCTCGTCCCAGTACGGCATGCTGATCGAAATGCCGTTGGACTTCGTGGCAGCCGTGAGCTTTTTGCGGCCACGATTGTTCGCCAGTTCGAACGCGTACTTGAGAATGCGGTCCACGCCCTGGCGCGTGAACACCGACTCCTGCAACACGAACTCGCGCTCGGTGCCTTCGAACATCTTGCCGCCCACCGAGCTGTACTCGCCCTCGGTGTTCTCGCGCACCACGTAAAAGTCGATGTCGCCGGGCTTGCGGTTAGCGAGCGGGCATGGCACGCCGGGCAACAGACGCACCGGGCGCAGATTCACATACTGGTCGAATTCGCGGCGGAACTTCAGCAGCGAGCCCCACAGCGAAATGTGATCGGGCACCTTGTCGGGCCAGCCCACCGCGCCGAAATAGATCGCATCGAACCCCTTGAGCGTGGCGAACCAGTCGTCGGGCATCATCTTGCCGTGCTCGAGGTAGTAGTCGCAGCTTGCCCAGTCGAAATGCGTGAATTCGAGCTTCAGGCCGAACTTCGCGGCCGCCGCCTCGACGACGCGCACGCCCTCGGGCATCACTTCCTGGCCGATACCGTCGCCGGGAATCGCTGCGATTCTGAATGTCTTGCTCATTGCCTTGTTCTCCATTTGCACGGCGCGCGCCCTGATTGACCCCGCGCCCAATGAGTACAAGGATGCCTTAAATCACCGCGAAAAATAG harbors:
- a CDS encoding tartrate dehydrogenase, translated to MSKTFRIAAIPGDGIGQEVMPEGVRVVEAAAAKFGLKLEFTHFDWASCDYYLEHGKMMPDDWFATLKGFDAIYFGAVGWPDKVPDHISLWGSLLKFRREFDQYVNLRPVRLLPGVPCPLANRKPGDIDFYVVRENTEGEYSSVGGKMFEGTEREFVLQESVFTRQGVDRILKYAFELANNRGRKKLTAATKSNGISISMPYWDERVAAMAQTYPEVKWDKQHIDILCARFVLQPDRFDVVVASNLFGDILSDLGPACTGTIGLAASANLNPERTFPSLFEPVHGSAPDIFGKKIANPIAMIWSGAMMLDFLGNGDAQYKAAHDAIMQAIEKVLVEGPRTPDMGGTAKTSTVGEAVAAAL